The following proteins are co-located in the Halococcus salsus genome:
- a CDS encoding CaiB/BaiF CoA transferase family protein codes for MRLDGVRVLDLTRYLPGPYATQLLADAGADVIKIEDPAGDPARHLDFAPDSADGTLFDAVNRGKRSVALDLKTEAGTAAFLALARDADVVIEGFRPGVADRLGVGDEAVREQVPDIVYCSLSGYGATGPYETRAGHDLNYVAFAGLLDTNRANESEAPRVPGIQVGDMTGGLFAAFSVAGALCSRALGNTDGEHLDIAITDVLLSVSQSLAPAAFGDDPPRPGETALAGALPWYGVYETADGRYVSLGALEPVFWERFCETVDRPDLVEAHGTEDGATRAALREELDAIFAGRTHEEWEELFADTDATVEPVRSLGEALSHPQTESRELVERGPGPARVGFPARSSAPAEPGGGVPGHGEHTASVLREAGYRDGDLDRLRAVDAAVFGG; via the coding sequence ATGCGACTCGACGGCGTTCGCGTTCTCGACCTCACGCGCTACCTCCCCGGTCCCTACGCGACTCAACTCCTCGCCGACGCCGGAGCCGACGTCATCAAGATCGAAGACCCCGCGGGCGACCCGGCCCGCCACCTCGACTTCGCGCCCGACTCGGCCGACGGAACGCTGTTCGACGCGGTGAACCGGGGCAAGCGAAGCGTCGCGCTCGACCTGAAGACCGAGGCCGGGACGGCGGCGTTTCTCGCCCTCGCACGCGATGCCGACGTGGTCATCGAGGGCTTCCGACCGGGTGTCGCCGACCGGCTCGGGGTTGGCGACGAGGCGGTCCGCGAGCAGGTCCCCGATATCGTCTACTGCTCGCTGTCGGGTTACGGCGCGACCGGACCCTACGAGACCCGTGCCGGTCACGACCTCAACTACGTCGCGTTCGCGGGGCTGCTCGATACGAACCGCGCGAACGAGTCCGAAGCCCCGCGGGTCCCCGGTATCCAGGTCGGCGATATGACCGGCGGGCTGTTCGCCGCCTTCTCGGTCGCCGGCGCGCTCTGTTCGCGCGCGCTCGGCAACACCGACGGCGAACACCTCGACATCGCCATCACCGACGTCCTGCTCTCGGTCTCGCAGTCGCTCGCGCCGGCCGCGTTCGGGGACGACCCACCGCGACCGGGTGAGACGGCACTCGCGGGAGCACTCCCGTGGTACGGGGTGTACGAGACCGCCGACGGGCGGTACGTCAGCCTCGGGGCGCTCGAACCCGTCTTCTGGGAGCGCTTCTGCGAGACCGTCGACCGACCCGACCTCGTCGAGGCTCACGGGACCGAGGACGGGGCCACCCGAGCCGCGCTCCGCGAGGAACTCGACGCCATCTTCGCCGGCCGAACCCACGAGGAGTGGGAAGAGCTGTTCGCCGACACGGACGCGACCGTCGAGCCGGTCCGGAGCCTCGGCGAGGCGCTCTCCCATCCCCAGACCGAATCGCGCGAGCTCGTCGAACGCGGCCCGGGACCGGCACGGGTCGGGTTTCCGGCGCGGTCGTCCGCTCCCGCCGAGCCAGGAGGAGGCGTACCGGGGCACGGCGAGCACACGGCGTCAGTGCTTCGGGAGGCTGGCTACAGGGACGGCGACCTCGACCGGCTTCGTGCGGTGGACGCGGCGGTGTTCGGCGGTTGA
- a CDS encoding alpha-hydroxy-acid oxidizing protein, protein MDDPSEPYGEHRQQNVYASGMLADQPPDGPVRYADLERRALEAMSDEVAAYVAGGAGTEDTVSENRRAFADWRIVPRMLRDVSERDLRVSPFDREFDIPVMLAPLGVLSIVHDEGELAVARAAADLDVPMCLSSASSYTLEAVADELGEVPKWFQLYWSADPAIASSFVERAENAGYDGIVVTLDTPLLGWRERDIEQGYLPFLDGEGVANYFSDPAFRDRLDQPPEENEAAAVMEFVDVFGDPSLTWDDLADLRDETDLPLIVKGVLHPDDAKRAVECGADGVIVSNHGGRQVDGAVGALAALPGIVDAVDVPVLFDSGIRGGSDVATALALGADCTLLGRPYAYGLALDGEAGVENVVENLRADLDLTLALAGHTSFDDLDRSVLVDRRPNGHD, encoded by the coding sequence ATGGACGACCCCTCGGAGCCCTACGGCGAACATCGCCAGCAGAACGTCTACGCCTCGGGGATGCTCGCCGACCAGCCCCCGGACGGGCCGGTGCGGTACGCGGACCTCGAACGGCGAGCCCTGGAGGCGATGAGCGACGAGGTGGCGGCCTACGTCGCGGGCGGGGCCGGCACCGAGGACACCGTTTCGGAGAACCGTCGCGCGTTCGCCGACTGGCGGATCGTCCCCCGAATGCTCCGGGACGTCTCCGAACGCGACCTCCGCGTGAGCCCCTTCGACCGTGAGTTCGATATCCCCGTGATGTTGGCCCCGCTCGGCGTGCTCTCGATCGTCCACGACGAGGGCGAACTCGCAGTGGCGCGCGCGGCCGCCGACCTCGACGTCCCCATGTGTCTGAGTTCGGCGTCCTCGTACACCCTCGAAGCCGTTGCCGACGAGCTCGGTGAGGTTCCGAAGTGGTTCCAGCTCTACTGGTCGGCCGACCCCGCCATCGCGTCGAGCTTCGTCGAGCGCGCCGAGAACGCGGGCTACGACGGCATCGTGGTCACGCTCGACACGCCCCTCTTGGGCTGGCGCGAGCGCGACATCGAGCAGGGCTATCTCCCCTTCCTCGACGGCGAGGGCGTGGCGAACTACTTTTCGGACCCCGCGTTCCGCGACCGGCTCGACCAACCACCGGAGGAAAACGAGGCCGCGGCCGTGATGGAGTTCGTCGACGTCTTCGGCGATCCGTCGCTGACGTGGGACGACCTGGCCGACCTCCGCGACGAGACGGACCTTCCACTCATCGTCAAGGGCGTGCTCCATCCCGACGACGCGAAACGGGCGGTCGAGTGCGGCGCGGACGGGGTGATCGTCTCGAACCACGGCGGCCGCCAGGTAGACGGCGCGGTCGGCGCGCTCGCGGCGCTGCCCGGGATAGTCGACGCGGTCGACGTGCCCGTACTGTTCGACAGCGGCATACGCGGGGGTTCGGACGTCGCTACGGCGCTCGCGCTCGGGGCCGACTGCACCCTGCTCGGCCGGCCCTACGCCTACGGGCTGGCGCTCGACGGCGAGGCAGGGGTCGAGAACGTGGTCGAGAACCTCCGTGCCGACCTCGACCTGACACTCGCGCTCGCGGGACACACGAGCTTCGACGACCTCGACCGGTCCGTGCTCGTCGACCGCCGCCCCAACGGACACGATTGA
- a CDS encoding amphi-Trp domain-containing protein has product MEETLFETEEPRSRAEIARVLGAAAAELAGDGPVTLKSDGQSVTVQPPERPTFEVEVEREVEDDTTETSIEFEIEWEEADDGTQPEADAEDVVDVTPRPPDSLARFEVFRDRADEHRWRLVHRNGNIIATSGEGYTTKANALKGARSVMRNAPGAEFVSK; this is encoded by the coding sequence ATGGAGGAAACCCTTTTCGAGACCGAGGAGCCCCGAAGCCGCGCCGAGATCGCGCGTGTCCTCGGTGCGGCGGCGGCTGAACTCGCCGGCGACGGCCCGGTGACGCTGAAGTCCGACGGCCAGTCCGTCACCGTCCAGCCGCCGGAGCGGCCGACCTTCGAGGTCGAAGTCGAGCGCGAGGTCGAGGACGATACCACCGAGACCAGCATCGAGTTCGAGATCGAGTGGGAGGAGGCGGATGACGGGACCCAACCCGAAGCGGACGCCGAAGACGTCGTCGACGTCACGCCGCGCCCCCCGGACAGCCTCGCGCGATTCGAAGTCTTCCGTGACCGGGCCGACGAGCACCGCTGGCGGCTGGTCCATCGCAACGGCAACATCATCGCCACCAGCGGCGAGGGCTACACGACGAAAGCGAACGCGTTGAAGGGCGCACGAAGCGTGATGCGGAACGCGCCGGGTGCGGAGTTCGTCTCGAAGTAG
- a CDS encoding glutaredoxin family protein has translation MTVTLYRLEGCPHCEQVVDRLDELDIEFESEWVEALHSKRDEVKRVSGQRDVPVLVDDERGITMGESDRIVEYLDTSYAAA, from the coding sequence ATGACGGTCACGCTCTACCGCCTCGAAGGCTGCCCGCACTGCGAACAGGTCGTCGATCGACTCGACGAGCTCGACATCGAGTTCGAGAGCGAGTGGGTCGAGGCGCTCCACTCGAAGCGCGACGAGGTCAAACGCGTCTCGGGCCAGCGCGACGTCCCCGTGCTCGTGGACGACGAGCGCGGCATCACGATGGGCGAATCGGATCGGATCGTGGAGTACCTCGACACCTCCTACGCCGCGGCCTGA
- a CDS encoding acyl-CoA dehydrogenase family protein — MEYNDSATAADLRQRAHEFMEEVVLPAERAHDEGEVVPHETIADLRESAREYDVYAPQIPEEYGGMGLDLRDVLPLFEEAGRSLLGAPAMRVDAPDEGNMHTLELVGTELQKEEWLRPLVAGEINSAFGMTEPAPGGGSDPKMLRTTAEKVDDEWVIDGHKWWTTQGSAADVILLMARTDQDAHPYAGCSIILVPTDTEGVEVVRDIPHLGPASSSEGHAEVCFDDVRVPAENLLGEENEGFTIAQQRLGPARLTHCMRFSGMASRALTVAKTYMSDREAFGSSIADKQAQRFAVAEAETQLHAARTMVRDAAEKIAQGEEARVEVSMSKVFAARVAQETIDLAVQCCGGAGISRDLPLADFYEAVRAFRIIDGTDEVHKRTIARDAFDEDAIRPEELGSLPRFGE, encoded by the coding sequence ATGGAGTACAACGACTCCGCGACGGCGGCCGACCTCAGGCAACGCGCCCACGAGTTCATGGAGGAGGTCGTCCTCCCCGCCGAACGCGCCCACGACGAGGGCGAGGTCGTCCCGCACGAGACCATCGCCGACCTCCGGGAGTCCGCCCGGGAGTACGACGTCTACGCGCCTCAGATCCCGGAGGAGTATGGAGGCATGGGTCTCGACCTCCGGGACGTGCTGCCGCTGTTCGAGGAGGCGGGTCGGAGCCTGCTCGGCGCGCCCGCAATGCGGGTCGACGCACCCGACGAGGGCAACATGCACACCCTCGAACTCGTCGGGACGGAATTGCAGAAAGAGGAGTGGCTCCGGCCGCTCGTCGCAGGTGAGATCAACTCGGCCTTCGGGATGACCGAGCCGGCTCCCGGCGGCGGGTCGGATCCCAAGATGCTCCGGACGACCGCCGAAAAAGTGGATGACGAGTGGGTCATCGACGGCCACAAGTGGTGGACCACCCAGGGGAGCGCCGCCGACGTCATCCTCCTGATGGCGCGAACGGACCAGGATGCCCACCCTTATGCGGGGTGTTCGATCATCCTCGTGCCCACCGACACCGAGGGCGTCGAGGTCGTTCGCGACATCCCCCACCTCGGGCCGGCAAGCTCGTCGGAAGGTCACGCCGAGGTCTGCTTCGACGACGTTCGCGTGCCCGCCGAGAACCTGCTGGGTGAGGAGAACGAGGGGTTCACGATCGCTCAACAGCGCCTCGGGCCTGCACGGTTGACCCACTGTATGCGCTTTTCGGGGATGGCCAGTCGAGCACTCACGGTGGCGAAGACCTACATGAGCGACCGCGAGGCGTTCGGGTCCTCCATCGCGGACAAGCAGGCCCAGCGCTTCGCCGTCGCGGAGGCCGAGACCCAGCTTCACGCCGCCCGGACGATGGTCCGGGACGCTGCCGAGAAGATTGCACAGGGCGAAGAGGCCCGCGTCGAGGTCTCGATGAGCAAGGTGTTCGCCGCCCGCGTCGCCCAGGAGACCATCGATCTCGCCGTGCAATGCTGTGGCGGGGCCGGTATTAGTAGAGATCTGCCGCTCGCGGACTTCTACGAGGCGGTGCGCGCGTTCCGGATCATCGACGGTACCGACGAAGTCCATAAGCGGACCATCGCGCGCGACGCCTTCGACGAGGACGCGATCCGCCCCGAAGAACTCGGGTCACTGCCGCGATTCGGGGAATAA
- a CDS encoding 30S ribosomal protein S27e has protein sequence MAGNFYTVECPDCENEQVVFGKAATQVACAVCGSTLAHATGGKAVFEGEVLDTVERRNAPDELTGSS, from the coding sequence ATGGCAGGCAACTTCTACACCGTCGAATGTCCGGACTGTGAGAACGAACAGGTCGTCTTCGGGAAGGCCGCGACGCAGGTCGCGTGTGCGGTCTGTGGCTCGACGCTCGCACACGCGACCGGCGGCAAGGCGGTCTTCGAGGGCGAGGTGCTCGACACCGTCGAGCGCCGGAACGCGCCCGACGAGCTCACGGGATCGAGCTGA
- a CDS encoding phosphotransferase family protein, with protein sequence MSDEYFSRIVDEDALTDYFESELGPVDEYDISHHQEGHSNETLFVEWGDRDLVVRRPPPGEVADTAHDVLREYRVMDALQDSQVRVPPTVLACEDHSVLGCDFYVMERVAGDVLRDDEPERFAAPDHRKRVGEELVDGLAEIHAVDYEAVGLGEFGYPDGFTERQVKRWSEQLTWAFDVTSEEREVPELYDVMEWLTENTPEAPEHTLVQGDYKLDNVMFGPDTPPAVVAVFDWELSTLGNPLVDLGWMLSYWWDEKDPAPPQATESLNATFMTREGYPTRQELVERYEAKTGIEYEHDRFYRALAVYKLAGLGEMFFRRYLEGNADDPLYPRMETGVPELAERAVRIIEGDEPL encoded by the coding sequence ATGAGTGACGAGTACTTCTCGCGGATCGTGGATGAGGACGCGCTCACGGATTACTTCGAATCCGAACTCGGACCGGTCGACGAGTACGACATCAGCCACCACCAGGAGGGCCACTCGAACGAGACCTTGTTCGTCGAGTGGGGCGACCGCGACCTCGTGGTTCGTCGGCCGCCGCCGGGCGAGGTCGCCGACACCGCCCACGACGTCCTCCGGGAGTATCGCGTGATGGATGCACTGCAGGACTCCCAGGTTCGGGTCCCACCGACGGTGCTCGCCTGCGAGGACCACTCCGTCCTCGGCTGTGATTTCTACGTCATGGAGCGCGTCGCGGGCGACGTGCTTCGGGACGACGAACCCGAGCGCTTCGCCGCGCCCGACCATCGAAAGCGAGTGGGCGAGGAGCTCGTCGACGGCCTCGCCGAGATCCACGCCGTCGACTACGAGGCAGTGGGGCTCGGCGAGTTCGGCTATCCCGACGGGTTCACCGAGCGCCAGGTGAAGCGGTGGTCCGAACAGCTGACGTGGGCGTTCGACGTCACGAGCGAGGAGCGCGAGGTGCCCGAACTCTACGACGTGATGGAGTGGCTCACGGAGAACACACCCGAAGCGCCCGAACACACGCTCGTACAGGGTGACTACAAACTCGACAACGTGATGTTCGGGCCGGACACGCCACCGGCGGTCGTCGCGGTGTTCGACTGGGAGTTGAGCACGCTGGGGAACCCGCTCGTGGACCTGGGCTGGATGCTGTCGTACTGGTGGGACGAGAAGGACCCCGCACCACCCCAGGCGACCGAGTCGCTCAACGCGACGTTCATGACCCGCGAGGGGTACCCCACCCGGCAGGAACTCGTCGAACGCTACGAGGCGAAGACCGGGATCGAGTACGAGCACGACCGCTTCTACCGCGCGCTCGCGGTCTACAAGCTCGCGGGGCTCGGCGAGATGTTCTTCCGGCGCTACCTGGAGGGCAACGCCGACGACCCGCTCTACCCTCGGATGGAGACCGGGGTGCCGGAGCTCGCCGAGCGCGCGGTCCGGATCATCGAGGGCGACGAGCCGCTGTAG
- a CDS encoding C2H2-type zinc finger protein — protein sequence MSAPDFECRICNKSFGTEESLNDHMEEEHPEQGMA from the coding sequence ATGAGCGCACCCGACTTCGAGTGCCGCATCTGCAACAAGTCCTTCGGAACCGAGGAATCGCTCAACGACCACATGGAGGAGGAGCACCCCGAACAGGGGATGGCCTGA
- a CDS encoding DUF5804 family protein, whose translation MTEVCIVGAPEVELRYELLSRETARDALATYDLTAPYGNTLALRTVSLGAAVALLNDLNWYLVRFASAAFVREPAIHPDEWFSRDLATAVRDERVDPAETGRHLALYGVLDGELTDPEYVVRTHETPNRDDRNELDETMVVRVTEAEFEA comes from the coding sequence GTGACGGAGGTCTGCATCGTCGGCGCGCCGGAGGTCGAACTCCGCTACGAACTCCTCTCGCGCGAGACCGCCCGCGACGCGCTCGCGACCTACGACCTCACCGCGCCCTACGGGAACACCCTCGCGCTCCGTACCGTGAGCCTCGGCGCGGCGGTGGCGCTCCTCAACGACCTCAACTGGTATCTCGTCAGGTTCGCCTCGGCGGCGTTCGTTCGCGAACCCGCGATCCATCCCGACGAGTGGTTCTCGCGCGACCTCGCGACCGCGGTGCGCGACGAGCGCGTCGACCCCGCGGAGACGGGCCGCCACCTCGCGCTCTACGGTGTGCTCGACGGCGAACTCACCGACCCCGAGTACGTCGTCCGGACCCACGAGACCCCCAACCGCGACGACCGGAACGAACTCGACGAGACGATGGTCGTCAGGGTGACCGAAGCCGAGTTCGAGGCGTAG
- a CDS encoding translation initiation factor IF-2 subunit alpha produces the protein MNYSGWPDPSELVIGKVDEIADFGVFVDLSEYEGKRGLVHISEVASGWIKNVRDHVSVGQTVVAKVLSVDEGSQQIDLSLKDVNDHQRSEKVQEWKAAQRADNWMTIAFGEDIDDEQYTAVANEFLAEFGTLYAGFEEAAIRGADALDGTDLSDDEVEAIVETARENVSVPYVAVSGYVDLRSPEAAGVDAIREALHAAEGNGDLPDGVDLDVTYVGSPEYRIRVEAPDYKTAEAELEASADRAAAAVGEHGGSAEFHRERRSDDE, from the coding sequence ATGAACTACAGTGGCTGGCCGGACCCGAGCGAGCTCGTGATCGGGAAGGTCGACGAGATCGCCGACTTCGGCGTCTTCGTCGACCTCTCGGAGTACGAGGGCAAACGCGGTCTCGTCCACATCTCCGAGGTCGCCTCGGGCTGGATCAAGAACGTCCGCGACCACGTCAGCGTCGGTCAAACGGTGGTGGCCAAAGTCCTCTCGGTCGACGAGGGCTCCCAGCAGATCGACCTCTCGCTCAAGGACGTCAACGACCACCAGCGCTCCGAGAAGGTCCAGGAGTGGAAGGCCGCCCAGCGCGCCGACAACTGGATGACGATCGCCTTCGGCGAGGACATCGACGACGAGCAGTACACCGCGGTCGCGAACGAGTTCCTCGCCGAGTTCGGTACGCTCTACGCGGGCTTCGAGGAGGCCGCCATCCGCGGCGCGGACGCGCTCGACGGGACCGACCTCTCGGATGACGAGGTCGAGGCCATCGTCGAGACCGCCCGCGAGAACGTCTCGGTACCCTACGTCGCGGTCTCGGGCTACGTCGACCTCCGGAGTCCCGAAGCGGCCGGCGTCGACGCCATCCGCGAGGCGCTCCACGCCGCCGAGGGCAACGGCGACCTCCCCGACGGGGTCGACCTCGACGTGACCTACGTCGGCTCGCCGGAGTACCGCATCCGCGTCGAGGCACCCGACTACAAGACCGCCGAGGCCGAGCTCGAAGCCAGCGCCGACCGCGCGGCCGCCGCCGTCGGCGAACACGGCGGGAGCGCGGAGTTCCACCGCGAGCGCCGCAGCGACGACGAGTAA
- a CDS encoding 50S ribosomal protein L44e, with amino-acid sequence MEMPRRFNTYCPHCNEHHQHEIEKVRHGRETGMKWIDRQTERGTSVIGNAGKFSKVPGGDKPTKKTNLKYRCGDCGKAHLRPGWRAGRLTLQE; translated from the coding sequence ATGGAGATGCCTCGTCGGTTCAACACGTACTGTCCCCACTGCAACGAACACCACCAGCACGAGATCGAGAAGGTCCGCCACGGTCGCGAGACCGGCATGAAGTGGATCGACCGACAGACCGAGCGCGGGACGTCGGTCATCGGCAACGCCGGCAAGTTCTCGAAGGTGCCGGGTGGCGACAAGCCGACCAAGAAGACCAACCTCAAGTACCGGTGTGGCGACTGCGGCAAGGCCCACCTTCGCCCCGGATGGCGCGCTGGCCGACTCACCCTCCAGGAGTAA
- a CDS encoding RNA-protein complex protein Nop10, producing the protein MKSAIRVCADRESTHDRPVYTLSETCPECGGQAINSAPAPYNPEDPHGEYRRALKRRESG; encoded by the coding sequence ATGAAATCCGCGATTCGAGTCTGTGCCGACCGGGAGTCGACCCACGACCGGCCGGTCTATACCCTCTCCGAGACGTGCCCCGAGTGCGGCGGGCAGGCGATCAACAGCGCGCCCGCGCCGTACAACCCCGAGGACCCGCATGGGGAGTACCGACGCGCTCTTAAGCGGCGCGAGTCCGGGTAG
- a CDS encoding HAD family hydrolase, with protein MATRYDAVFWDIGGVVLDLDSVRRGHRAFVETLAERFDLGDDALETWRDELGAHFRDRDGTEFASAREGYARAVAAMVGREVPEDEWLPAFERATAEVLEPVPETVETIRRLDGRLHQGVVSDIDTWEAERLLDQFGVVPHLDATTTSEAVGRTKPDPAMFETALEKADVEPERAVMVGDRYRNDMEGASGVGIHTVALGGSAADAAPDDPVVDYRIENPLELLDVVGVERE; from the coding sequence ATGGCCACCCGATACGACGCCGTCTTCTGGGACATCGGCGGGGTCGTCCTCGACCTCGACTCCGTTCGACGGGGCCACCGCGCGTTCGTCGAGACCCTCGCCGAGCGGTTCGACCTCGGTGACGACGCGCTCGAAACCTGGCGCGACGAACTCGGGGCACACTTCCGCGACCGCGACGGCACGGAGTTCGCGAGCGCCCGCGAGGGCTACGCGCGAGCGGTCGCGGCGATGGTCGGCCGCGAGGTCCCCGAAGACGAGTGGCTGCCGGCGTTCGAGCGCGCGACCGCCGAGGTCCTCGAACCGGTTCCGGAGACCGTCGAGACCATCCGGCGGCTCGACGGCCGCCTCCACCAGGGCGTCGTCAGCGACATCGACACCTGGGAGGCCGAACGCCTCCTCGACCAGTTCGGGGTCGTGCCCCATCTCGACGCGACGACGACCTCAGAGGCGGTCGGACGGACCAAGCCCGACCCCGCGATGTTCGAGACGGCGCTCGAAAAGGCCGACGTCGAACCCGAACGGGCGGTGATGGTCGGCGACCGCTACCGAAACGACATGGAGGGCGCGTCGGGGGTCGGGATCCACACCGTGGCGTTGGGTGGAAGTGCGGCCGACGCCGCCCCCGACGACCCCGTCGTCGACTACCGGATCGAGAACCCGCTCGAACTCCTCGACGTCGTCGGTGTGGAACGCGAATAA
- a CDS encoding HAH_0734 family protein — MKRLIIHGNPGVRKGGRIEYNGDEVVCFGVSKFGDWHGPDRPQLWCTVGTPDEIETFERRDYIPMHLDVESVDAEAVTVLERKGELTA; from the coding sequence ATGAAGCGGCTGATCATCCACGGCAATCCGGGGGTCCGCAAGGGCGGGCGGATCGAGTACAACGGCGACGAGGTGGTCTGTTTCGGCGTCAGCAAGTTCGGCGACTGGCACGGTCCCGACCGGCCACAGCTCTGGTGTACGGTGGGGACGCCCGACGAGATCGAGACCTTCGAGCGCCGCGACTACATCCCGATGCATCTCGACGTCGAGTCGGTCGACGCCGAGGCCGTCACCGTCCTCGAACGGAAGGGCGAGCTCACGGCATAG
- a CDS encoding SIR2 family NAD-dependent protein deacylase, with the protein MDDEDLRFAAQAIREADHVVAMTGAGVSTNSGIPDFRGEEGLWKTHDPADFHLSRFEASPGEFWRDRLEIDAARHGEQVVPNPAHEALADLESAGNLDALITQNIDGLHPKAGSQHVVELHGSGERVVCRDCGRRFPAAPVRERVRGGETPPRCADCGGVLKPDVVLFGEQLPQAALLEAHALAESADVFLVVGSSLSVEPAASLPGTAADHGATMVVVNLDRTPLSGRVEYDFRADAADLLPRLAAAVDDGAAARDSAPS; encoded by the coding sequence ATGGACGACGAGGACCTCCGGTTCGCGGCCCAGGCCATCCGCGAGGCCGACCACGTGGTCGCGATGACCGGGGCGGGGGTGAGCACCAACTCGGGAATTCCCGACTTCCGGGGCGAGGAGGGGCTCTGGAAGACCCACGACCCCGCCGACTTCCACCTCTCGCGGTTCGAGGCGAGTCCGGGAGAATTCTGGCGCGACCGGCTCGAGATCGACGCCGCGCGCCACGGCGAACAGGTCGTGCCGAACCCGGCCCACGAGGCGCTCGCCGACCTCGAATCGGCGGGGAACCTCGACGCGCTGATCACCCAGAACATCGACGGCCTCCACCCGAAGGCGGGCTCCCAGCACGTCGTCGAACTCCATGGCTCGGGCGAGCGCGTCGTCTGTCGCGACTGCGGGCGGCGGTTCCCGGCGGCCCCGGTTCGCGAGCGGGTCCGAGGTGGGGAGACGCCACCCCGCTGTGCGGACTGCGGCGGGGTGCTCAAACCCGACGTGGTGCTGTTCGGCGAACAGCTCCCACAGGCCGCGCTGCTCGAAGCCCACGCGCTCGCCGAGAGCGCCGACGTCTTCCTCGTGGTCGGGTCGTCGCTCTCGGTCGAGCCCGCGGCGTCGCTACCCGGAACGGCCGCCGACCACGGCGCGACGATGGTCGTGGTGAACCTCGACCGAACCCCGCTCTCCGGGCGCGTCGAGTACGACTTCCGGGCCGACGCCGCCGACCTGCTCCCGCGACTGGCGGCGGCGGTCGACGACGGGGCGGCCGCTCGGGATTCCGCTCCGTCGTAG
- a CDS encoding SDR family oxidoreductase, whose amino-acid sequence MNVLIAGAHGGVGQHITEILAESDHDATAMVRTESQVDEMAEFGVETVVADLTEDVSHAVPSHDAIIFAAGSSGEDVEGVDRDGANKLVDAAEEEGVDRFVMLSAMNADEPENSPDGLYDYLVAKQAADEYLADSDLTYTIVRPGALTDDSATGQVKTARKLDRGEITRADVARVLVAALDTESTYGKTFELLEGDESIEDALANPTDDS is encoded by the coding sequence ATGAACGTACTCATCGCGGGCGCGCACGGCGGCGTCGGCCAGCACATCACCGAGATCCTCGCCGAGAGCGACCACGACGCGACGGCGATGGTCCGGACGGAATCCCAAGTCGACGAGATGGCCGAATTCGGTGTCGAAACCGTGGTCGCGGACCTCACGGAAGACGTGAGTCACGCCGTCCCGAGTCACGACGCGATAATCTTCGCGGCGGGGTCGAGCGGCGAAGACGTCGAGGGCGTCGACCGCGATGGCGCGAACAAGCTCGTCGACGCCGCAGAGGAGGAAGGTGTCGACCGGTTCGTGATGCTGAGCGCGATGAACGCCGACGAACCCGAGAACAGCCCCGACGGGCTCTACGACTACCTCGTCGCGAAGCAAGCCGCCGACGAGTACCTCGCCGACAGCGACCTCACCTACACCATCGTCAGGCCGGGAGCGCTCACGGACGACTCCGCGACCGGCCAGGTGAAAACCGCCCGGAAGCTCGACCGTGGCGAGATCACCCGGGCCGACGTCGCGCGCGTGCTGGTGGCGGCGCTCGACACCGAATCGACGTATGGCAAAACCTTCGAACTCCTCGAAGGCGACGAGTCGATCGAGGACGCGCTCGCGAACCCGACCGACGACTCGTAA